The window GTATGCGGGTAGTACCAATTTCATAACATCATGCTCGGTAACAATGCCTGCAAGTTTGCCGTCATTATCTACAACTGGGATACCGCTGATGTCCGACTCAGCAAGCATTGAAACTGCCTTTTCGAGAGTGGTGTCAAATGTTGCGGTTGGTATATTTTGTCTTATCAATTCTCCTACTTTCATTTCCACCTCCCCTATTTATCTACAACAAAAACAATATACGAAAAACTGTAGAAAGATTAACCAACCTAGCGCAAAAATCCTTTAGTTATTTAACTACAGAAAGTTGGAAATAAAAGAAATACTATTGTTGTAGAGTATCAGATGATGCAAGTATCACCAGGGCATTAATAACGTGCCAAACTTTTTATTCGTCACGCTGAAGCATATCGGTGTATATGCCAGGTGTACTGTCAGGGATTAAGGTAGCACCAACGCACTTTGAGTAGAAGTCCACTGGCCCGACGCCGCCTATTATGGCGTAAGCATATCCCATTTCCCTCATCGCCCGCAGGCACTCTATGAGGAGAACCTTGCCAATCCCCTTGCCCCTATATTCCTCATTCACTCCTGTTGGCCCGAAGAACCCACGGCATGTTACTTCATAGCAACCGAAGCCGATAATCTTTTTCTCATGAGTGGCGATGAAAATTGTAGGCGGTTGAGAAGAAAAAGCGGTATCGGCTTCGTCTGCCCAGACCTCAGACCATTTGCTGAGCACGTACCTACGAACAACCGAGCGTTCGAGTGGGCGTGCATGTCTAATGATAATACCCTCAGCCATGAGTCACTCCATGTCTTCACGGTCGTCGGGCAGCTTTAAAAGATGAACAAGCATATCAGGCATTTGAAATCCTTACTCCTGTAGTTTTGAATATAATGTCGAAAGCTTCCTCTTTTGAGGATCATTCGAGGAGGCATAGCGCTTCATTAGGGAATCAAGCCCATTATACATGTTCACGGCAGCATTCTTATACATGTTTAAGATTGCTGCTCGTTTTTCTGGACTGAACTGCCGATATTCTCCTGCTACATCCCTCGCTACTCTCTCATCATAGGCTTGAAGGGCGTTAATAGTTTCCTTTAGAAATGCAAGCTCATAATCGACGTTAGATTCCTCTTTTATGAGGCCCATCATCGAGTTAAGCACTGAGAGTAGAGGTTTGGTGAATGACTCCGAAGGCTTTAGCTTATTTGCAGGTTTGATTCCAACAATCCCTTCTGCTGACTTATAATTCAGTTTTTTAACTGCATCTCGAGGCCATTCGCCCGTCATTGTAATCTCCACTTGGGCCCTTTTCGGCAACAATGCAAATGGCAGAACAATCCGGTCTTTTTCAGTCTGAGTTATGATTTTTCCATTAGCTTTAACTGTTTCGACCTCGGGGCCGTTGTTCTTGACAGCTATGAAAATTCGCTTTTCTCCGAAACGTATGGGCTCCTTTTGAACATATTCGCTTATAAAAGGCGGCAAGTGAGGGTAGAGCGTCAAGCCGTCGGCTTTGTATACATATTCGAAAAGTCCGCGGATAGTTGCGGCGGGGACTCCCAAGGCGTCGTAACAAAGATTGGTTAGCCTATCCTTAAACCAGATATCGCCCCCAAAATTGGTTAACGGTGCGTCCATTTGGTAATCCCGCACGAACTTCATGGATTGAAGATTTGAACGCCAGACATCCTCATATTTTCCCAGTCGGTAGTAGGCAATTATCGCTCGGGCTTCCATGGTGGACCATACGCCGCCGTTAACCCATCTACCGTATTCCCAAAGACCATTTAGATTCGTACTATCCCATGCTTCATATGTATCGTCAAGGGAAGGATAGTTTGTTATAAGAAAGTCATGCGGCCGAAGCTGAGGAATTGAAGCGACCTTCGCGTAAATTTTATTAGCCTGCGCCTCGTCTACAACGCGGAAACATATGGCATCAACATTGGGGGCAACTTCAAAGTAACCGTATTTCTCATTGCCAAATACGCCGTGTTTTGTTCCATTAACTTCCATTGATTTGACAAAGTAACCCTCCGAAGTCGTGAGCAGCGGCAGGGAGTCTCTTGTTATTTTACGCCGTTGCTCATAAAGCTTTGTCTTTTCCTTATCGCCGACAAGCTTAAATAGCTCAATCATGCGGTCGCATGCGGCAATGTAATTAACCGAAAGTCCAGCTAAATATCCCCTACCAAAGCTTCCATCTGGCTGTCGTATGCCCCCATAACTCGGTGCTAGGAGATTAGCCGCTGGGCCCACTAAAAAAAGGCCATTAGCATCACGCCTGGTTTCTATAAAGTTGCATGCTCGTTCCAAGTTTGGCAAGTACTTTTTTATTGCAGCCTTATCTCGCTGAATAAGAAGTAGTTCTGCTTGCATTACCGCGCCAGCTGCGGTGAACTCAAAACCCCAATCATGGATTGGCCAATTGCAATCGCCCTGAACCATATGGGCGCCGGTTGGAAATGCACAATCACATAAGCACCCATCTGGCCCTATAAGGTCGTGTTCGCGTTTTGTCTTTCCATCGCCCTGGTGCTTAAACCACATATCTTGCGAGTGTTGAAGGAACGTCAGGTATGGCTCCTGCAGAAATGGTAGTGAGCAATATGTTGGCCCGTAGCTGTTCTGAACCCACCATGCCATCCATGTCGGAAATCCCTCAATCAAGCAGTCCCACTCTGGGTAATAAAGCATAGAAATATTTTGGGTATCTGGATTTGCATGGAAGAAGCCGAAGGATTGGTCAATCAATCGCAGGAACGCCGCATCGCCCTTCCCCTCGCAATAGCGCCCCGAATATTTGGTGGCATTTGCATCCGACATGCTTATCAACATTGCTAGCACTCCAAAGATTATCAATCTCATACTTAATGTTAATCTCCTAAAATAATTACTTTGCTGATAAGGAAACGAACGCCAGCACCTGCGTTGGCGCAAGGATCGATTCTTAGCCTAAGTAGAGGTGTGCCCGTTTTCCCCCAGCAGACTATCTCTGATACATCGACCACTGGGTATCCTTTTGTTGGCCAAGAAACATTAGCAGAAGCGAACCCACAGAACTCTGGCATCAGGCCAGTAGACCAGTAAATCTCCATATCGCGTTGCTCGATGTTAGTTGTATTGCTTATTATCTTCCCTTCTATAGCGATGTGCTTTATCTGGTGCATTGGAATACGCATCTCAGGAAGTACGATCTTTGGGTCGATGCCCTTTGCTTCGAATAAGGTTCCTTCAGGTGTCCTTTCTATGGCAGATATGTTATCGAACCAAACGTCCTCCATTGCTATGCCGCCGGTTGCAAAGTCTATAATATATGGCATTTTTACCTCGGGC is drawn from Armatimonadota bacterium and contains these coding sequences:
- a CDS encoding CBS domain-containing protein, whose protein sequence is MKVGELIRQNIPTATFDTTLEKAVSMLAESDISGIPVVDNDGKLAGIVTEHDVMKLVLPAY